The Actinoplanes sp. N902-109 genomic interval GCGCGGCACGGGCTGACCGCCCGCTCGTGGACGCGGGGGCTGGCCGGCAAGGAGGAGCTGATCCGCGGCTACCGGTCGCAGCTGGCCGGGCTGTTCCCCAGCGGCCGGATCCCGCTGGTGCCGGAGATCTACTATTTGCCGGCGAGCAGCGCGGCCACCAGCGCTCGATAGCGTTCGCCGATGACCTCCCAGTCGAAGTCGCGGCTGCGGGCGTAACCGGTGCGGCCAAGCTCGGCGCGTACCTGCTTGTCGTGGGCCAGGTCGGCGACCGCGGCGGCCAGCGCGCCCACGTCGTACCGGGGGATCTTGACCGCGAAGCCGGCGGCGAGCCAGGACAGGTGCGGCAGGTCGAAGCAGACGACGGGTTTGCCGTAGCTGATCGCCTCCAGGGCGGTCAGGCAGAAGGTCTCGTAGCGCGAGGGGACGACGACGAACGCGCAGTCGCGCAGCAGGCTCGTCTTGTCCGGGCCGCGCACCTTGCCGGCCATCCGCACGTGCTCGCGCACCGGATGGATCAGCGTGCGCAGCCTGCGTTCCTGCCGGGGGGTGCCGCTCCCGGCGATCACCACGGGCAGCGGCGGCGGTTCCGTGGCCAGCGCGGTGAGCAGCAGGTCCAGGCCCTTCTGGCGGACGTCGATGCGGCCGAGCACCAGGATGTGCTGACCCGAGCCGAAGTCCGGTTCCTCGCCGTGCGGAAGGTGCACGCCGTTGGGGATGATCTCGCAGGTGGCGCGCGGGCTCCAGCGCCGGATCGCGGCCGCGTCGGTCTCGTTGAGCACCACGAACCGCCGGTACAGCCGCAGGGCCAGCCGCTCGACCAGGGTGAACGGCAGCCGGTACTTGCGTTGCATGTCGGCCGCGGCCAGCATCTGCACCAGCCCGACCACCGGCACCCGGCGTACCAGCGGCAGCAGCCCGGCGGTGACCGGCGGGGTCAGGCTCTCGATCCACAGGTCCGGCCGGCGCAGCAGCGCGATCAGCGGCAGCAGCAGCTGGAACAGCACCTGACCGCCGCGCGGCCCGGCCCACCCGACCGGAAGGAAGACGTAGCGCACCCCGGCGCACACCTTCACCACCGGACTGCCCCGGTACGACCCGCAGTAGACGGTCACCTCGTGCTCGCGGGCCAGCCGGGTGGCGATCTCCTTGACCACCGTCGCCCCGCCGCCGCCGTAGTGCGGATTGCCCTCGTCGTCGAAGATGGACAGCACTAGCCGCGCCACAGCGTCCTCCGTGCCGCCGCGCGCAGCCAGCGCTCACCCGTGGTCAGCGGCAACCGCTCCCACCGCAGCGCGTGATAGCGCACCGGCACCGCCCCGAACTGCGCCTTGTGCCGCTCGACGCCCGAGCCCGGGTCGGACTCGCCCAGGTGGAACCAGCGCGCCCCGGCGTCGCAGGCGGTCTCGATGGCCAGCGACGACAGCAGGTACGTGGCGCTGGTGCGGTGGGCCAGGGCGGGATCGCTGGCGGCCAGCCAGCCCAGCGCGTGCGCCCCCCGGTGCAGCACCACGCACGCCGCGACCGGCTCCCCGGCCCGGTGCGCCGACCACACCACGCAGGCGTCGCCGAGGGCGGCCACGGCGGCGGCCAGGTCGCCGTCGGTGTCGCGCCACCGGGCCAGCGCCCGGGCCGCCCACACCGGCTGGCCGCGCCGGCGGGCCCAGCGGGCCACGGCGACGCGGTGCAGCACCGTGTACGCCGCGACGCCGCGCTGCGGATCGCGGGACACCTCCAGACCCATGCCACCGGCCCGGCGCACGTGCCGGCGCACCTCGGTGCGGTAGCGCTTCGACCAGACCGTGCCGAACCCGCCGTCCAGGTCGAGGATCTGGGTCAGGTACGGCACCCGGTGCACCCCCGGCGGCGCGGCGGCCTCCCACGTCCCGGCGGCCAGCGGCATCGGCACCAGCGCGGCCCGCAGCACCGGGCGGCGGGCGAGGTCGGCCAGCACCGCGGCGGCGTGCCGGGGCGTCAGCGGGCCACCGGTGACCAGCGCGCCGCCGTAACCCCAGCCGTACGGCCAGGACTCCTCGCT includes:
- a CDS encoding glycosyltransferase family 4 protein → MARLVLSIFDDEGNPHYGGGGATVVKEIATRLAREHEVTVYCGSYRGSPVVKVCAGVRYVFLPVGWAGPRGGQVLFQLLLPLIALLRRPDLWIESLTPPVTAGLLPLVRRVPVVGLVQMLAAADMQRKYRLPFTLVERLALRLYRRFVVLNETDAAAIRRWSPRATCEIIPNGVHLPHGEEPDFGSGQHILVLGRIDVRQKGLDLLLTALATEPPPLPVVIAGSGTPRQERRLRTLIHPVREHVRMAGKVRGPDKTSLLRDCAFVVVPSRYETFCLTALEAISYGKPVVCFDLPHLSWLAAGFAVKIPRYDVGALAAAVADLAHDKQVRAELGRTGYARSRDFDWEVIGERYRALVAALLAGK
- a CDS encoding GNAT family N-acetyltransferase, which encodes MRVVTPAPRDVWTGALAADPDAVVTQSPDWLSCLGSRGYADASRLYEFPDGTRIVVPLAARRRAGVRLSEESWPYGWGYGGALVTGGPLTPRHAAAVLADLARRPVLRAALVPMPLAAGTWEAAAPPGVHRVPYLTQILDLDGGFGTVWSKRYRTEVRRHVRRAGGMGLEVSRDPQRGVAAYTVLHRVAVARWARRRGQPVWAARALARWRDTDGDLAAAVAALGDACVVWSAHRAGEPVAACVVLHRGAHALGWLAASDPALAHRTSATYLLSSLAIETACDAGARWFHLGESDPGSGVERHKAQFGAVPVRYHALRWERLPLTTGERWLRAAARRTLWRG